A region of the Geomonas subterranea genome:
GTTGGCGGTGGGAGCGGTGGGAGCGGTGGGAGCGGTGGGGGGATGGAGTCGGATGGGGTTGGAGGAATTCATGGGGAAGCCGGGGCGGCTCCCTCCCCGGAGGGGGAGGGGTAACCGCCGGCGGCTATGGGTTTTGTTGCGAGGGGGCCCCTTCCTTCGCCGGGGCCGTCTCCTGCGGCTTCTCCGGCGCAGGCTCGGTAACGCCCGGGGCCTGCTCGGCCGGTGCACCGGCGGGCTCGACCGCCCCCTTCTCCGGCTCCGGGGTAAGCCCTTGCGGGACGGTCGCGCTGGTGCGGTTGGCCATGACCTCGACCTGCTTGATGCTCTCGTCGACCTTCCTCTGCATCCGTCCGATGTTGGGCATCTCCGCCAGCGCCGCCTGGTACTCGCCGGAGGAGAGCACCCCCTTGTTGGCCAGAAGCCTCAGGATCATGTTGGAACGCTTGAGCACCTTGTCCAGGTTCTTGTACGGGTTGTAAGCGACGCGCGGCCCCGGGAGCATGGCGGCCAGGAAGGCGCATTCGCGCGGGGTGAGCGCGGCCGGGGACTTGCCGAAGTAGTAGCGCGCTCCGTGACCGATGCCATGCACCATGGGGCCCAGCTCGATCACGTTCAGGTAGAGCTCGATGATGCGCCCCTTGGTGAGCTCCTGCTCCATCCGCTTGGCCAGGTAGAGCTCCTTCGCCTTGCGGGTCAGCGTCTTCTCCCGTGACAGGAACAGGTTCTTGGCCACCTGCTGGGTGATGGTGGAGGCGCCGCGGGCGAAACTCTGCTTCTCCAGGTCGTACCTGATCGCCTCCTTGATCGCCTTCACGTCGATCCCCTCGTGCTTGTAGAAGGAAGCGTCCTCAGCGAGGATCACCGCCCACTTCATCTCGGAAGGGATCTGCGAGAGGGGCGCCCAGTAACGGTTCTTGGGGCCGACCACCAGCGGGTGGTAATTCCCCTGCCAGTCCTTGACCTGGATGGTCATGTTGGTCTTCTTGTCCTTGAGCGCGGTGACCGGCGGCAGGAAAAAGAGCGAGACGACGACATAGACGGCGTACACGGCGCAGAGAGCGGCGCCCCAGAGGAGGTATTTCTTCCATTTCATGATCGAGCAGTTTCCTTTGTTGAGCAGATAGGACCTTCTGCCTGGTGGTCCAAGATCCCCTCTCCCTATGGGAGAGGGTCAGGGTGAGGGGGAAGCCAGCTAATCCCCTCACCCGCCCTTCGGGCACCCTCTCCCGGAGGGAGAGGGATCTTGTGGCCCAGCATGCGTGACCGCTTGCGCCATCTGCGCGGCCATGACAAGGGCGGCCTTCATGCTGGCGGGACTGGCCTTGCCGGTCCCGGCCAAGTCGTAGGCGGTGCCGTGGTCCACCGAGGTGCGGATGATGGGGAGGCCGAGGGTGACGTTCACCCCGTCGTCGAAGTGCAAGAGCTTGAGCGGGATGAGCCCCTGGTCGTGGTACATGCAGACCACGGCGTCGTACCCTCCCTGCGCGGCGAAGTGGAACAGGGTGTCGGCGGAGA
Encoded here:
- a CDS encoding transglycosylase domain-containing protein — encoded protein: MKWKKYLLWGAALCAVYAVYVVVSLFFLPPVTALKDKKTNMTIQVKDWQGNYHPLVVGPKNRYWAPLSQIPSEMKWAVILAEDASFYKHEGIDVKAIKEAIRYDLEKQSFARGASTITQQVAKNLFLSREKTLTRKAKELYLAKRMEQELTKGRIIELYLNVIELGPMVHGIGHGARYYFGKSPAALTPRECAFLAAMLPGPRVAYNPYKNLDKVLKRSNMILRLLANKGVLSSGEYQAALAEMPNIGRMQRKVDESIKQVEVMANRTSATVPQGLTPEPEKGAVEPAGAPAEQAPGVTEPAPEKPQETAPAKEGAPSQQNP